A genome region from Arachis duranensis cultivar V14167 chromosome 8, aradu.V14167.gnm2.J7QH, whole genome shotgun sequence includes the following:
- the LOC107461708 gene encoding carbamoyl-phosphate synthase large chain, chloroplastic: MGMGHCITHLDKLPLTCLSHSPSFSSSTSSSHFKLFAPKTTFRTRFFPLPTTYGKRNSIFCSNENRHVSSTAAAAAVAAPVPAADTATKVGKRMDIKKILILGAGPIVIGQACEFDYSGTQACKALKEEGYEVILINSNPATIMTDPDMADRTYVTPMTPELVEQVLEAERPDALLPTMGGQTALNLAVALSESGALEKYGVELIGAKLEAIKKAEDRDLFKQAMKNIGIKTPPSGIGTTIRECMEIANEIGEFPLIIRPAFTLGGTGGGIAYNREEFEEICKAGIAASLTSQVLIEKSLLGWKEYELEVMRDLADNVVIICSIENIDPMGVHTGDSITVAPAQTLTDKEYQRLRDYSIAIIREIGVECGGSNVQFAVNPVNGEVMVIEMNPRVSRSSALASKATGFPIAKMAAKLSVGYSLDQIPNDITKKTPASFEPSIDYVVTKIPRFAFEKFPGSKPILTTQMKSVGEAMAVGRTFQESFQKAVRSLEHGYPGWGCSKVKELDYDWERLKYSLRVPNPERIHAIYAAMKKGMSINEIFELSYIDKWFLAQLKELVDVENFLMSHNLSDLTNVDFYEVKKRGFSDKQIAFATKSAEKEVRFRRLSLGVTPAYKRVDTCAAEFEANTPYMYSSYDFECESAPTKRKKVLILGGGPNRIGQGIEFDYCCCHASFSLQDAGYETIMVNSNPETVSTDYDTSDRLYFEPLTVEDVLNIIDLERPDGIIVQFGGQTPLKLSLPIQQYLDEHKPACASGLGHVRIWGTSPDSIDAAEDRERFNVMLNELKIEQPKGGIARSEKDALAIAEEIGYPVVVRPSYVLGGRAMEIVYSDDKLVTYLETAVEVDPERPVLIDKYLSDAIEIDVDALADSHGNVVIGGIMEHIEQAGVHSGDSACSIPTRTVPSSCLETIRSWTEKLAKRLNVCGLMNCQYAINNSEEVFLLEANPRASRTVPFVSKAIGHPLAKYASLVMSGKSLYDIEFTKEVIPKYVSVKEAVLPFSKFAGCDVLLSPEMRSTGEVMGIDSLYNTAFAKAQIAAGQKLPTSGIVFISLNDLTKPHLEKIAKTFVEAGFKIVATSGTAHALESANIPAERVLKMHEGRPHAGDMIANGDIQLMVITSSGDALDRIDGLALRRMALDYKVPIVTTVNGAIATAEAIKSLKSNSIKMIALQDFIERKE; the protein is encoded by the exons ATGGGAATGGGACACTGTATTACCCACCTCGACAAACTCCCTCTCACCTGCCTCTCCCATTCCccttccttctcctcctccacttcttcttctcactTTAAACTTTTTGCTCCGAAAACAACCTTCCGAACCCGTTTCTTCCCCCTTCCTACAACCTATGGTAAAAGGAACTCCATTTTCTGTTCTAACGAAAACCGCCATGTGTCCTCTACTGCCGCCGCAGCAGCTGTTGCTGCTCCCGTTCCCGCTGCTGACACCGCCACAAAGGTTGGAAAACGGATGGACATAAAGAAGATCCTGATCCTTGGAGCTGGACCAATCGTGATTGGTCAAGCGTGTGAGTTCGATTACAGTGGAACGCAAGCATGCAAGGCTCTCAAAGAAGAAGGGTATGAAGTTATTCTAATAAACTCGAACCCTGCTACTATAATGACTGATCCTGATATGGCTGATAGGACCTATGTTACCCCTATGACCCCCGAATTGGTTGAGCAGGTTCTCGAAGCTGAGCGCCCCGACGCTCTGCTTCCCACCATGGGTGGCCAAACTGCCCTCAACCTCGCTGTGGCGCTCTCTGAGAGCGGCGCCTTGGAAAAATACGGTGTGGAATTGATTGGGGCGAAGCTGGAGGCTATTAAGAAGGCTGAGGATAGGGATTTGTTTAAGCAGGCTATGAAGAACATAGGGATTAAGACCCCGCCTTCCGGGATAGGAACCACCATTAGGGAGTGTATGGAAATTGCCAATGAGATTGGCGAGTTTCCGTTGATCATTAGGCCTGCTTTTACGTTAGGTGGAACGGGTGGTGGGATTGCATACAATAGGGAAGAGTTTGAGGAGATTTGCAAGGCTGGGATTGCTGCTAGTTTGACTAGTCAGGTTTTAATTGAGAAGTCCTTGTTGGGGTGGAAGGAGTATGAGCTTGAGGTTATGAGGGACTTGGCTGACAATGTGGTTATTATATGTTCCATTGAGAATATTGATCCTATGGGAGTTCATACCGGTGACTCAATCACTGTTGCACCTGCACAGACCCTTACCGATAAGGAGTATCAGCGCCTTCGAGATTACTCCATTGCTATAATTAGAGAGATTGGGGTGGAATGTGGGGGATCCAATGTGCAGTTTGCTGTCAACCCTGTGAATGGTGAGGTGATGGTGATCGAGATGAATCCAAGAGTCTCAAGGTCCTCGGCCCTGGCGTCGAAGGCTACCGGATTTCCGATAGCAAAAATGGCAGCAAAGTTGTCCGTAGGCTATTCACTGGATCAAATCCCAAATGATATAACAAAAAAGACACCGGCTAGTTTTGAGCCCTCCATAGATTATGTGGTTACAAAG ATTCCTCGGTTTGCTTTTGAAAAGTTCCCTGGTTCAAAGCCAATATTGACAACGCAGATGAAGTCTGTTGGTGAGGCAATGGCTGTAGGTAGAACCTTCCAAGAGTCCTTTCAAAAAGCTGTCCGCTCACTGGAACACGGATACCCTGGATGGGGTTGTTCAAAAGTGAAAGAGTTGGACTATGACTGGGAACGATTGAAGTATAGTCTTCGAGTTCCTAACCCTGAACGCATCCATGCCATATATGCTGCAATGAAAAAAGGCATGAGCATTAATGAAATTTTCGAGCTGAGTTATATTGACAAATGGTTTCTCGCTCAGCTCAAGGAGCTAGTTGATGTGGAAAATTTCTTGATGTCCCACAATTTGTCTGATTtgacaaatgttgatttctacgAGGTTAAGAAAAGAGGGTTTAGTGATAAACAGATAGCATTTGCAACTAAATCTGCTGAGAAGGAAGTTCGGTTCAGGCGACTGTCTCTGGGTGTTACTCCAGCATATAAGCGAGTTGATACCTGTGCTGCAGAATTTGAAGCTAATACTCCTTATATGTATTCCTCTTATGATTTTGAGTGTGAATCAGCTCCCACTAAAAGAAAGAAGGTTTTAATTTTGGGTGGTGGACCAAATAGAATTGGCCAAGGGATTGAGTTCGACTATTGCTGTTGTCATGCATCCTTTTCTCTTCAG GATGCAGGATATGAGACAATCATGGTGAATTCAAATCCTGAGACAGTCTCTACAGATTATGACACCAGTGATCGTCTATACTTTGAACCCTTAACTGTTGAAGATGTTCTGAACATTATTGACTTGGAAAGGCCTGATGGTATCATTGTGCAATTTGGAGGTCAAACACCATTGAAATTGTCTCTCCCCATACAACAATACCTGGATGAACACAAGCCAGCATGTGCCAGTGGGCTTGGTCATGTACGCATTTGGGGAACATCCCCTGATTCCATAGATGCTGCTGAGGACAGAGAAAGGTTCAATGTGATGCTCAATGAATTAAAGATTGAACAGCCAAAAGGAGGAATTGCCAGGAGTGAAAAAGATGCACTTGCCATTGCGGAAGAGATTGGATACCCAGTTGTTGTTCGCCCTTCCTATGTTCTGGGAGGTCGAGCAATGGAGATTGTTTATAGTGATGATAAACTTGTGACTTATCTTGAAACTGCTGTTGAGGTGGATCCAGAACGCCCTGTATTAATTGACAAGTATTTATCTGATGCCATTGAGATTGACGTTGATGCACTGGCTGACTCACATGGCAATGTGGTCATTGGTGGGATAATGGAGCACATTGAACAGGCTGGGGTACATTCCGGTGACTCTGCCTGCTCTATTCCCACAAGAACTGTTCCATCTTCTTGCTTGGAGACAATCAGGTCATGGACTGAAAAATTGGCGAAACGACTGAATGTCTGTGGGCTCATGAACTGTCAGTATGCAATTAATAATTCAGAGGAGGTATTTTTGCTTGAGGCCAACCCTCGTGCTTCTCGCACTGTCCCATTTGTATCAAAAGCAATAGGCCACCCATTGGCTAAATATGCTTCCCTTGTCATGTCTGGAAAGTCTCTCTATGATATAGAGTTCACAAAAGAGGTCATTCCTAAATATGTGTCCGTCAAGGAAGCTGTTCttcccttttcaaaatttgcaGGCTGTGATGTGCTTCTAAGTCCTGAGATGCGAAGTACTGGTGAGGTCATGGGTATTGACTCTCTGTATAATACTGCATTTGCTAAGGCTCAAATTGCTGCCGGCCAGAAGTTACCAACTTCTGGTATTGTGTTCATTAGCTTAAATGATTTAACGAAGCCTCACCTTGAGAAGATCGCAAAGACCTTCGTCGAGGCTGGTTTTAAGATTGTTGCTACTTCTGGAACGGCTCATGCTCTTGAATCAGCTAATATCCCAGCTGAGAGAGTGCTGAAGATGCATGAAGGTAGGCCTCATGCTGGTGACATGATTGCCAATGGAGACATTCAGCTGATGGTGATAACGAGCTCTGGTGATGCACTTGATCGGATAGATGGTTTAGCTCTGAGAAGGATGGCTTTGGATTACAAGGTTCCTATTGTCACAACGGTTAACGGAGCTATAGCAACTGCTGAAGCAATAAAGAGTTTGAAGTCCAATTCTATCAAAATGATTGCTCTTCAGGACTTCATTGAGCGTAAAGAGTGA
- the LOC107461709 gene encoding LOB domain-containing protein 1-like, which yields MEASDTNTPISSSQSPTSSSSLPPPPQVIMSPCAACKILRRRCAEKCVLAPYFPPTEPAKFTTAHRVFGASNIIKFLQELPESQRADAVTSMVYEAGARIRDPVYGCAGAICQLQTQVNELQAQLAKAQAEIANMQFQQANMVALLYMQMAEANNKATATTQEPPPSPQQSVDNFIASPPHINNNLNFFDDNNTSLNSMWELFGHDHITTF from the exons atgGAGGCAAGTGACACAAATACccctatttcttcttctcagTCTCCAACATCCTCATCTTCTCTTCCACCTCCGCCGCAAGTGATAATGAGTCCTTGCGCTGCTTGTAAAATTCTTCGGCGGAGGTGTGCGGAGAAATGTGTGTTGGccccttattttcctccaactGAACCTGCCAAGTTCACCACCGCTCATAGAGTCTTTGGAGCCAGCAACATCATCAAGTTTTTGCAG GAACTTCCGGAGAGTCAAAGAGCTGATGCAGTAACAAGCATGGTTTATGAAGCAGGTGCAAGGATAAGAGATCCGGTCTACGGTTGCGCCGGCGCCATTTGCCAGCTTCAGACGCAAGTGAATGAGCTTCAAGCACAGTTAGCGAAGGCTCAAGCTGAGATTGCCAACATGCAGTTTCAACAGGCCAATATGGTGGCTCTTCTTTACATGCAAATGGCGGAGGCTAATAATAAGGCTACCGCCACCACACAAGAACCGCCACCGTCACCGCAACAATCCGTGGATAACTTCATTGCAAGCCCTCCTCACATCAACAATAATCTCAACTTCTTTGACGACAACAACACTAGCCTCAACTCCATGTGGGAGCTTTTTGGACATGACCATATCACTAcgttttaa